The following coding sequences lie in one Anguilla anguilla isolate fAngAng1 chromosome 14, fAngAng1.pri, whole genome shotgun sequence genomic window:
- the LOC118212382 gene encoding tripartite motif-containing protein 44-like, translated as MRTHILFLFLAAVGLQLAISASVASDQHSQDESDEEDISELQKRDQMEFDMTETEDDQSYEDAAHHEVDRDEFADEEDNETPQGPENMETESEAESDEEVDGMMGKQAEVDPGVAANLDDVTEEDDTEEAEEE; from the exons ATGAGAACTCACATTCTGTTCCTTTTCTTAGCTGCTGTTGGGCTTCAACTTG CCATTTCAGCATCCGTGGCATCGGATCAACACAGTCAAGATGAGAGCGATGAAG AGGACATCAGTGAACTACAGAAAAGAG ATCAGATGGAATTTGATATGACTGAAACCGAAG ATGATCAGAGCTACGAGGATGCAGCTCACCATG AGGTGGATCGAGATGAATTCGCTGATG AGGAGGACAATGAGACCCCACAAGGACCTGAGAACATGG AAACTGAATCTGAAGCGGAATCTGATGAGGAGGTGGATG gcatgatgggaaaacaAG CTGAAGTTGACCCTGGTGTTGCTGCAAATTTAG ATGACGTCACTGAAGAAGATGACACGGAAGAAG CTGAAGAGGAGTGA
- the dtwd2 gene encoding tRNA-uridine aminocarboxypropyltransferase 2, which produces MDTQCGDLSALSISDEYPSTGSVEPVHSAGTPQGEGEDNAGGFGELAELPIEINERRPTCLRCGRPQKVCLCPFLPVRPLEVSTSLYIVQHPAEESRVLRTVPLLAACLPPERCRVFVGRRFNEERNPELAAVCQDPRTLILYPGSEAENLEDLSVDFAAAAHSVIIIDGTWSQAKDMFHRNALFRSPKQVQLNSSVSSQYVIRTQPTNMCLSTLECAAVTLAIMEKNKAIEELLLRPLQALCSFQLQHGAQVHHSKEHLLRNGLYHKPMPKNKRKIKRMERLVTNQNI; this is translated from the exons ATGGATACACAATGCGGGGATCTCTCTGCTCTAAGTATCTCTGACGAGTATCCTTCTACAGGTTCTGTTGAGCCAGTTCACAGTGCGGGCACGccgcagggagagggagaggacaatGCGGGTGGATTTGGGGAATTAGCAGAGTTGCCTATTGAAATAAACGAGAGACGTCCTACTTGTTTACGGTGTGG TCGCCCCCAGAAGGTGTGCTTGTGTCCCTTTCTGCCAGTGCGCCCCCTGGAGGTGTCCACAAGCCTTTACATCGTACAGCACCCTGCAGAA GAGAGCCGAGTGCTTCGCACGGTGCCTCTGCTGGCCGCGTGTCTTCCTCCTGAAAGATGCAGGGTTTTTGTTGGAAGGCGATTTAACGAGGAGAG GAACCCCGAGCTGGCGGCCGTGTGCCAGGACCCCAGAACCCTAATCCTGTACCCGGGCTCGGAGGCGGAGAACCTGGAGGACCTGAGCGTGGACTTCGCGGCTGCCGCCCACAGCGTCATCATCATCGACGGGACGTGGAGTCAGGCCAAGGACATGTTCCACAGGAACGCGCTCTTTCGCTCGCCCAAGCAG GTGCAGCTGAATAGCTCTGTCTCCAGTCAGTATGTGATCAGGACTCAGCCTACCAACATGTGCCTGTCCACTCTGGAGTGTGCGGCTGTCACCTTGGCAATAATGGAGAAGAACAAAGCCATCGAGGAG CTGCTCCTGAGGCCTCTGCAGGCTCTCTGCTCCTTCCAGCTGCAGCACGGGGCCCAGGTGCACCACAGCAAGGAGCACCTGCTGAGGAACGGCCTGTACCACAAGCCCATGCCCAAAAACAAGCGCAAGATCAAGAGGATGGAGCGCCTCGTCACCAATCAGAACATttag